The genomic segment TCATAACGATTTTCCTTCTGTAAAATACCATCTTTTTGAAAGAAGTGTAGCATCATATAAAATTAACTTTACACTAGAGTACCTATTAACACAACCTTTTATTTTAGGGCCATTTACAGGAATTTTATTTTTTATAGCGCACATTAAAATTAAGAGTAAAGATTCGTTTGAAAAATCTTTAAAATATCTTTTTTGGGGTGGTTATTTCTTCTTTTTCTTAATGTCTTTTAAAGGAAGAGTTGAAGCACATTGGACACTTTTTGTAGTTTTTTCAGGATTATATTTTGGTTATGAATATATAGCTGAAATTACCAAAAAGAAAAAAATAATTTACAAACTTTTTTACATTTCTATTGCTTTAATTTTTTTAGTTAGAATTCTAATTTCTTTAGATGTAGAAAATAAATATAATACTGTTTTAGCAAAAATTACCAAGCAATTTCATCAAAAAGAATCTATGTTGGCGATAAAAAAAGAAGCAAAAGACCTGCCTGTTGCTTTTATGAATTCTTATCAAAAAGCATCTCTCTATAGTTTTTATACACAAGCTACGAGTTTTTCTTTAAATAATATTTGGGGAAGAAAAAACCAGTTTGATATTTGGAATTACGAGCAACGTTTAAGAGGTGAAAAAATCTTCTTAATTCCTAATTATAAAACCACTGGCTACGATTCTATTTTAGCTTTTCCTAAAATAAAATATAAGACAATTTCTAATTTTCAGTCATACTCAAAAATAAAAATTATACCTAATAATATTATAGAGAAAGCAAATTCTTTAGATACAATTTCCGTTAAAATACGTTTTAGTAATATTCAGAAAGAATTTATAGATTTAGAAAAAAATAAAAAGTATCCAGCAGTTTTGTATTATCAATTTATAGAAGGTAAATACCCGATAAAAA from the Polaribacter cellanae genome contains:
- a CDS encoding ArnT family glycosyltransferase, giving the protein MKQFVIKNSSILFYSFWFSSLLIQAFFTELTFDESYYWMYSKELAWGYFDHPPAIALMIKIGYSIFKNELGVRLLPIFASTLTLFLWEKIMKPKNLKVFYLLILSVGILHFIGFFALPDNPLLLATAFYFLCLKQFLVTANLKNGLLLGFASSLLILSKYHGILILVFTLLPNLSLLKKKSFWFVVFSFVLFLIPHILWQIHNDFPSVKYHLFERSVASYKINFTLEYLLTQPFILGPFTGILFFIAHIKIKSKDSFEKSLKYLFWGGYFFFFLMSFKGRVEAHWTLFVVFSGLYFGYEYIAEITKKKKIIYKLFYISIALIFLVRILISLDVENKYNTVLAKITKQFHQKESMLAIKKEAKDLPVAFMNSYQKASLYSFYTQATSFSLNNIWGRKNQFDIWNYEQRLRGEKIFLIPNYKTTGYDSILAFPKIKYKTISNFQSYSKIKIIPNNIIEKANSLDTISVKIRFSNIQKEFIDLEKNKKYPAVLYYQFIEGKYPIKTNIVKKLTNKDLEKELELNVVTPNKKGVYRLCFSIMSGDLPHSINSEKYKIEIR